One Trachemys scripta elegans isolate TJP31775 chromosome 4, CAS_Tse_1.0, whole genome shotgun sequence genomic region harbors:
- the LOC117876006 gene encoding membrane-spanning 4-domains subfamily A member 15-like (The sequence of the model RefSeq protein was modified relative to this genomic sequence to represent the inferred CDS: added 57 bases not found in genome assembly) — protein MAAPGNTANGVLLFMPPNSAGIIHQDQGVSGAISQNPEMMQCGPQQFTVMNPGNQPLGSMYPGSPAEQVAQLRKVGMMEIFLKAQPKTLGAIQILIGLIHIGFGGVSTIFIKYIYVSGIVGYPFWGGIFFIISGSLSVAAENRGNICLVRSSRGMNRTSALFSAIGIILFLTELIFNASHYDHKDEEYYWLNAGKGITVMLLLLSILEFSIAVSTSYFASQAICYTPNTAMLFRPYAANENFGVPAAPMPPPPPYTNEAYDPKEETEQWAS, from the exons ATGGCAGCACCAGGAAACACGGCCAATGGGGTGCTTCTGTTCATGCCCCCAAACAGTGCTGGCATCATCCACCAAGACCAAGGAGTCTCCGGTGCCATTTCCCAGAATCCTGAGATGATGCAATGTGGGCCTCAGCAGTTCACAGTCATGAACCCTGGGAACCAACCTCTTGGGTCAATGTACCCCGGGAGTCCCGCTGAACAGGTTGCGCAGCTAAGGAAAGTAGGGATGATGGAGATATTCCTCAAAGCACAGCCCAAGACCCTGGGG GCCATCCAGATCTTGATTGGGCTGATACACATCGGCTTTGGAGGTGTCTCTACAATTTTCATTAAATACATTTACGTCTCTGGCATCGTGGGGTACCCGTTCTGGGGAGGAATTTTT GTGAGAAGCAGCCGGGGAATGAACAGGACTAGCGCCCTCTTCTCAGCGATTGGGATCATTCTCTTTCTAACGGAGCTGATTTTTAATGCGTCACATTATGACCACAAGGATGAGGAATACTATTGGTTG AATGCTGGGAAGGGGATCACAGTCATGCTGCTCTTGTTGTCCATCCTGGAGTTCTCCATCGCTGTCTCAACCTCGTACTTTGCATCCCAAGCCATCTGCTATACTCCCAACACC GCCATGTTGTTCAGGCCATATGCTGCCAATGAAAACTTTGGGGTTCCCGCCGCACCaatgccccctccaccaccttaCACCAATGAGGCTTATGACCCCAAAGAAGAGACTGAGCAATGGGCCTCATAA